From Paenibacillus graminis, a single genomic window includes:
- a CDS encoding DegV family protein, translating into MNRTVIVTDSTSDIPPSMAEALGIEVVPLTLMFGEEAFRDNVDMTPEQFYERLPRSTSLPTTSQPSPVEYMNVYQGILERYPGCRILSFHISSGLSGTYQSAVLAKSMLEEKGESITVVDSLSASYGFGFMVVEAARLAAEGHSPEDILAQAERLRQSRKLYFLVDTLEYLQKGGRIGKASAFLGTLLNIKPILSIDAEGIIYAVEKVRGRKKAVARMIELFKQDLPGVDKINVAVGHTAEPASGEEFLKELAGHFTLEEKVLTNVGPVVGSHVGNGTLAVFIWPA; encoded by the coding sequence ATGAATCGTACCGTAATCGTCACCGACAGCACTTCCGATATCCCGCCGTCCATGGCTGAAGCTTTGGGCATTGAGGTCGTTCCGTTGACCCTGATGTTCGGCGAGGAAGCATTCCGGGATAATGTGGATATGACACCGGAGCAATTCTATGAACGTCTTCCCCGTTCCACTTCGCTGCCGACTACCTCTCAGCCGTCACCGGTTGAGTATATGAATGTATACCAGGGGATTCTGGAACGTTATCCGGGATGCCGCATCCTTTCTTTTCATATTTCCTCAGGTCTCAGCGGCACGTACCAATCGGCTGTTCTGGCTAAATCCATGCTGGAAGAGAAGGGGGAATCTATCACCGTTGTGGATTCGCTTTCGGCTTCCTATGGATTCGGTTTTATGGTGGTCGAAGCGGCACGGCTGGCTGCGGAAGGACATAGCCCGGAGGATATCCTGGCACAGGCAGAGCGTCTCCGCCAGTCCCGCAAGCTGTATTTTCTGGTCGATACGCTGGAATATCTGCAAAAGGGCGGCAGAATAGGCAAAGCCTCCGCTTTTCTGGGAACGCTGCTGAACATCAAACCCATTCTTTCTATTGATGCGGAAGGAATCATCTACGCAGTCGAGAAGGTTAGGGGGCGCAAAAAGGCAGTAGCCCGCATGATCGAGCTGTTCAAACAGGATCTGCCGGGTGTGGACAAAATCAATGTGGCCGTGGGTCATACGGCTGAACCGGCTTCCGGCGAAGAGTTCCTTAAGGAATTGGCCGGACACTTCACCCTGGAAGAGAAAGTGCTGACGAACGTGGGCCCTGTAGTAGGGAGCCATGTCGGCAACGGTACTTTAGCCGTATTCATCTGGCCCGCGTAA
- the recG gene encoding ATP-dependent DNA helicase RecG — translation MGISLDSIEVKQINGVSAQKQNELHAFGVFTVKDLLEYYPFRYDDFRPRSLSEIKHGDKATLVAKVIGIPVLQRFGGKSRLSCKMVAEPWMFTATWFNQHYVREQLTAQREIVITGKWDQKRNAITVTDYEFTDRGEGKIGTLQPVYSVGGKITQTWIRKIIHQGLQQYGELIPEILPHSIIRKYEFMSRKRAIATIHRPEDTREGQQGRRRMVYEELFLFQLKVQAFRVLNRGRMDGVVHTVDNATVRQFVRSLPFELTDAQKRVELEILQDMRSPYCMNRLLQGDVGSGKTVLAAIALYATVKSGFQGALMVPTEILAEQHMRSLTKMFEPFGITVGLLTGSVTGRKRKDLLASLQMGMLDIVVGTHALIQEDVFFRGLGMVVTDEQHRFGVNQRSILRRKGYNPDVLTMTATPIPRTLAITVFGDMDVSTLSERPKGRVPIMTYWVKPDLMERVLKLVNREVDQGRQAYLICPLIEESEKLDVQNAIDLHIQMSQAFPHYKVGLLHGRMTPGEKDEVMRAFYSNEIQLLVSTTVVEVGVDVPNATLMIIMDADRFGLSQLHQLRGRVGRGQHASFCVLVADPKSEIGRERMTAMTDTDDGFEVSRRDLELRGPGDFFGTKQSGLPEFRLADMTADFEVLEQARDDAAELLKDTDFWTSADYAPLRNYLQNEQIFQGDIID, via the coding sequence ATGGGGATTTCTTTGGATTCAATCGAGGTAAAACAAATAAATGGCGTGAGCGCTCAAAAGCAAAACGAGCTTCACGCCTTTGGCGTCTTTACAGTCAAGGATCTGCTGGAGTATTATCCATTCCGCTATGATGATTTCCGGCCCCGCAGCTTAAGCGAAATCAAACATGGCGACAAAGCGACTCTTGTTGCGAAGGTGATTGGCATCCCGGTATTGCAGCGCTTTGGGGGCAAATCCCGGTTGAGCTGCAAAATGGTAGCCGAACCGTGGATGTTCACCGCAACCTGGTTCAACCAGCACTATGTGCGGGAGCAGCTGACGGCCCAGCGCGAAATTGTGATTACCGGCAAATGGGATCAAAAGCGGAATGCCATCACCGTGACGGATTATGAATTTACGGACCGGGGAGAAGGTAAGATCGGCACCTTGCAGCCGGTCTATTCCGTTGGGGGCAAGATCACGCAAACCTGGATACGCAAAATAATCCATCAAGGGCTGCAGCAATACGGCGAGCTGATTCCGGAAATTCTTCCGCATTCCATTATACGAAAATATGAGTTCATGTCCCGCAAACGGGCCATTGCTACGATTCATCGCCCGGAGGATACACGAGAGGGCCAGCAGGGGCGGCGCCGGATGGTCTATGAGGAGCTTTTTTTATTCCAGCTCAAGGTACAGGCCTTCCGTGTGCTGAACCGCGGCAGGATGGACGGTGTGGTGCATACGGTTGACAACGCTACGGTCAGGCAGTTTGTCCGCAGCCTGCCTTTTGAGCTGACGGATGCCCAGAAACGCGTGGAGCTCGAAATTCTGCAGGATATGCGATCACCGTATTGCATGAACCGTCTTTTGCAGGGCGATGTGGGTTCCGGCAAAACCGTACTTGCGGCAATTGCCCTCTATGCCACCGTGAAATCCGGATTTCAGGGGGCACTGATGGTGCCCACCGAGATTCTCGCGGAGCAGCATATGCGATCGCTCACCAAGATGTTTGAACCGTTCGGAATTACCGTAGGCCTTCTGACGGGAAGTGTGACCGGCCGCAAACGCAAGGATCTGCTGGCCTCGCTGCAAATGGGAATGCTCGATATTGTAGTCGGTACGCATGCCTTGATTCAGGAGGATGTGTTTTTCCGCGGGCTGGGAATGGTTGTTACAGATGAGCAGCACCGTTTCGGCGTCAACCAGCGCAGTATTCTGCGCCGCAAGGGCTATAACCCGGATGTGCTGACCATGACAGCAACGCCTATTCCGCGTACGCTGGCGATTACTGTCTTCGGCGATATGGATGTATCCACACTTTCGGAGCGGCCTAAAGGACGCGTGCCGATCATGACCTACTGGGTCAAACCTGATCTGATGGAACGGGTGCTGAAGCTGGTCAACCGCGAGGTCGACCAAGGCAGGCAGGCGTATCTGATTTGTCCGCTGATTGAGGAATCGGAAAAGCTGGATGTACAGAATGCGATTGATTTGCATATCCAAATGTCGCAGGCTTTTCCCCATTACAAGGTGGGGCTGCTTCACGGGCGGATGACCCCCGGGGAAAAAGATGAGGTTATGCGCGCCTTCTACAGCAACGAGATTCAGCTGCTCGTCTCCACGACGGTTGTCGAGGTCGGTGTGGATGTTCCCAATGCCACGCTGATGATCATTATGGACGCGGACCGCTTTGGATTGTCTCAGCTGCATCAGCTGCGCGGCCGGGTTGGGCGCGGCCAGCACGCTTCCTTCTGTGTGCTTGTAGCGGATCCGAAGTCCGAGATCGGGCGTGAGCGGATGACAGCGATGACCGATACGGATGACGGCTTCGAGGTATCGCGCAGAGACTTGGAGCTGCGGGGGCCTGGAGATTTCTTCGGGACCAAGCAGAGCGGGCTGCCGGAGTTCAGGCTGGCGGACATGACCGCCGATTTTGAGGTGCTGGAGCAAGCCAGGGACGATGCGGCAGAGCTGCTCAAGGATACAGACTTTTGGACATCCGCTGATTATGCGCCGCTGCGGAACTATCTGCAGAACGAGCAAATTTTTCAAGGGGATATCATCGATTAA
- a CDS encoding stage VI sporulation protein F, protein MGYQQFGISPQLVDRIKLKMKNPAVKERVKNMINGISKQELQDTAVVRRLVRNASAVLGEKLTSAQEEQIVKFVIAQKIDPNNTFHLIRLWGMFR, encoded by the coding sequence GTGGGCTATCAGCAATTTGGAATCAGTCCCCAGCTGGTGGATCGCATCAAGCTGAAGATGAAGAATCCGGCTGTTAAAGAACGAGTTAAGAATATGATTAACGGAATCTCCAAGCAGGAGCTTCAGGATACTGCGGTGGTGCGCAGGCTGGTGCGCAATGCTTCTGCAGTACTGGGGGAGAAGCTGACCTCGGCACAGGAAGAACAAATTGTGAAATTTGTGATTGCCCAGAAGATAGACCCCAATAATACGTTTCATTTGATCCGGTTGTGGGGGATGTTCCGGTAG
- a CDS encoding cation-translocating P-type ATPase, whose protein sequence is MNPDSAKAQVKDSVAYHTLDTAEVMKRLNTREQGLSPDEAAQLLERHGRNVLKETQTKSLLAKFIEQFKNVMIFILLAAAVLSGILGEWTDTVIILLVVILNAVLGVIQENKAEQALEALKSMSSPLARVRRGGQVAEIKSEELVPGDIVLLEAGNVVPADVRLLETASLQTEEAALTGESLPSDKQAGELEGEDLVLGDRTNMAYMSSSVTYGRGVGVVTATGMETEVGRIAGFISEADSDVTPLQKKLDELGKYFTFIILGVCVVIFAVGLLEGRELLDMLLTSISLAVAAIPEGLPAIVTIILALGVQRMAKRKAIIRKLPAVETLGSTEIICSDKTGTLTLNKMTVEKLYVDGQKADAGSSIAGLPGSERLVQAMTLCNDSSIDEGKETEQTKSGKAILGDPTETALVDYALSIGTDKRELEKKYPRKGELPFDSDRKLMTTIHEVEDGRFRVLTKGAPDVLLSRCSHIYADGEVIPLTEEHSRRITENNKALADEALRVLAFAFRDHDRLPAEISTEKTERELVFAGLVGMIDPPREEVRDAVAVCRKAGIRPVMITGDHRDTAASIAIRLGIIEDDKAVLTGRELDQISEGDFAGKVSDYSVYARVSPEHKVRIVKAWRQKGKIVAMTGDGVNDAPALKAADIGVGMGITGTDVAKGVSDMVLADDNFTTIVVAVEEGRKVYSNIRKSIQFLLSANLGEVLTLFIATMIGWRILEPIHILWINLVTDTLPALALGLEKAGSDVMARKPRKSSSSIFAGGVGSGIIYQGIIEAALTLLVYYWAHTHYNEGVAVTMAFATLGLLQITHAFNVRSNTKSLFQIGWFTNPYMLGASVISGLLLVLVIIIPGLNEWFGVSHLSGLQWGIVCGAAAAIIVIVELVKIGLRISGKSKTWD, encoded by the coding sequence TTGAATCCAGATTCTGCAAAAGCACAGGTTAAAGACAGCGTCGCGTACCACACACTAGATACAGCTGAAGTAATGAAAAGACTAAACACCCGGGAACAGGGATTGTCTCCGGATGAAGCCGCACAGCTGCTGGAGCGCCATGGCCGAAATGTGCTGAAGGAAACCCAGACGAAATCGCTGCTGGCCAAATTTATTGAGCAGTTCAAAAATGTAATGATATTTATACTGCTGGCCGCAGCTGTCTTATCGGGAATTCTGGGCGAATGGACAGATACAGTCATCATATTGCTGGTTGTTATCTTGAATGCGGTGCTGGGTGTCATTCAGGAAAATAAGGCTGAACAGGCGCTGGAAGCGCTCAAAAGCATGTCATCGCCGCTGGCCAGAGTCCGCCGGGGAGGGCAGGTTGCCGAGATCAAAAGTGAAGAGCTGGTGCCGGGGGATATTGTTCTGCTTGAAGCCGGTAATGTAGTCCCAGCCGACGTAAGACTGCTGGAGACGGCTTCACTGCAGACGGAGGAGGCTGCGCTGACCGGAGAGTCTCTGCCGTCGGATAAACAGGCTGGCGAGCTAGAGGGCGAGGATCTGGTGCTGGGCGACCGGACGAATATGGCTTATATGAGCAGCAGCGTGACCTATGGCCGGGGTGTCGGCGTGGTGACAGCGACGGGGATGGAGACAGAGGTTGGAAGAATCGCCGGATTCATCTCGGAGGCGGACTCCGATGTCACCCCCTTGCAAAAGAAACTGGATGAGCTGGGGAAATATTTCACCTTCATCATTCTGGGAGTTTGTGTAGTTATTTTTGCCGTTGGTTTGCTGGAAGGCCGGGAGCTGCTGGATATGCTGCTCACATCTATATCACTTGCAGTAGCTGCTATTCCTGAAGGGCTGCCGGCAATCGTAACCATTATTCTGGCGCTTGGTGTGCAGCGGATGGCCAAACGCAAAGCGATTATCCGCAAGCTTCCGGCGGTAGAGACGCTGGGCAGCACGGAAATCATCTGCTCCGACAAGACCGGAACGCTTACACTGAACAAAATGACGGTGGAGAAGCTGTATGTAGACGGGCAAAAGGCCGATGCCGGCTCGTCTATAGCCGGGCTTCCCGGCAGTGAACGGCTGGTTCAGGCGATGACGCTCTGCAATGACTCCAGCATCGACGAAGGCAAAGAGACGGAACAGACCAAAAGCGGCAAAGCTATCCTCGGCGACCCGACAGAAACCGCGCTTGTGGACTATGCGCTTAGCATAGGTACGGACAAAAGGGAGCTGGAGAAAAAATATCCGCGCAAGGGCGAGCTGCCCTTCGATTCGGACCGCAAGCTCATGACAACAATCCATGAGGTGGAAGACGGCCGGTTCCGGGTGCTGACCAAAGGCGCTCCCGATGTGCTCCTCTCCAGATGCAGCCACATCTATGCAGACGGAGAAGTGATTCCGCTGACGGAAGAGCACTCCCGCCGGATTACGGAGAACAACAAAGCACTGGCCGATGAAGCGCTGCGGGTGCTGGCCTTTGCCTTCCGGGATCATGACCGGCTGCCGGCTGAGATATCTACCGAGAAGACCGAACGTGAGCTGGTGTTTGCGGGACTTGTCGGCATGATCGATCCGCCGCGCGAAGAAGTGCGCGATGCTGTAGCGGTCTGCCGCAAGGCGGGAATACGTCCGGTAATGATTACCGGTGACCACCGCGATACCGCTGCCTCCATTGCCATCAGGCTGGGGATTATCGAGGATGATAAGGCTGTACTCACGGGGCGCGAGCTGGATCAGATCAGCGAGGGGGATTTTGCCGGGAAGGTCAGTGATTACTCTGTCTACGCCCGGGTCTCCCCGGAACATAAGGTGCGGATTGTCAAAGCGTGGAGACAGAAGGGTAAAATCGTGGCGATGACCGGTGACGGTGTCAATGATGCGCCAGCACTCAAGGCAGCAGACATCGGGGTCGGCATGGGAATCACGGGGACCGATGTCGCCAAGGGAGTATCCGACATGGTGCTGGCTGATGATAACTTCACGACCATTGTGGTGGCGGTTGAAGAAGGCCGCAAGGTATACAGCAACATCCGCAAATCGATCCAGTTCCTGCTCTCCGCCAATCTGGGCGAGGTGCTTACCCTGTTTATTGCCACCATGATTGGCTGGCGCATCCTGGAGCCGATCCATATTCTCTGGATCAATCTGGTGACAGATACCCTGCCTGCGCTGGCACTGGGTCTGGAAAAGGCGGGAAGCGATGTGATGGCGCGAAAACCCCGCAAATCCAGCAGCAGTATTTTTGCCGGAGGGGTCGGGTCGGGGATTATCTATCAGGGGATCATTGAAGCGGCTTTGACACTGCTTGTCTATTATTGGGCCCATACCCATTACAACGAAGGTGTTGCGGTTACTATGGCTTTTGCAACCCTGGGCCTGCTGCAGATTACCCATGCGTTCAATGTCAGATCAAACACCAAGTCACTGTTCCAGATCGGCTGGTTCACGAACCCTTATATGCTTGGCGCTTCTGTAATTTCCGGCCTTCTACTGGTGCTGGTCATTATCATTCCGGGACTGAATGAATGGTTCGGTGTAAGTCATCTGAGCGGTTTGCAGTGGGGGATTGTCTGTGGTGCTGCCGCAGCGATTATAGTCATTGTAGAACTGGTGAAGATCGGGCTGCGAATCAGCGGGAAAAGCAAAACTTGGGACTGA
- a CDS encoding C40 family peptidase, translated as MTLKPVKSIAAAVLLASAMVSVTACSYNKTDQKPKVNSMTPAGSLSGSYYEKSSFTDSQGKYWIPLKPAAASIGYRMKDDTTSGGYAKIGYTDVMFMLQPDSTQVFSLGQKITLPDAPVRRNGQIYITPTALSKLLQTEVGWNPSTGEINVASPSDHKDNGTTGTSTGMNSGTAEQPKSLHIQSLSAGDSSELVAYAKKYLGVPYEFGAGPYEETHRFDCSSFTRHVFKKFGVDLPRLAKDQDNLGRRVIRSELEIGDLIFFTVPGRFESDAVPGHVGIYIGDGKFIHTWGDPGVQISDLDSGYWSNVILHMQRVL; from the coding sequence ATGACCTTGAAACCTGTAAAATCCATAGCTGCCGCTGTTTTGCTGGCTTCGGCCATGGTATCTGTCACCGCTTGCAGCTACAATAAAACCGACCAGAAGCCAAAGGTCAATTCAATGACCCCTGCCGGTTCCCTTTCGGGGAGCTACTATGAAAAATCCTCCTTCACCGACAGCCAGGGAAAATACTGGATTCCTTTGAAACCTGCAGCAGCGTCCATTGGCTACCGGATGAAGGATGATACCACCAGCGGCGGTTATGCCAAAATCGGTTATACCGATGTTATGTTTATGCTTCAGCCGGATTCAACCCAGGTGTTCTCCCTGGGACAGAAGATAACACTGCCGGATGCCCCGGTGCGCAGGAATGGCCAGATTTATATAACTCCCACTGCATTATCCAAGCTGCTGCAAACGGAGGTCGGCTGGAATCCTAGTACGGGTGAGATCAACGTCGCTTCCCCTTCGGATCATAAGGACAATGGAACTACCGGGACAAGTACCGGGATGAATTCAGGAACAGCTGAACAGCCAAAGTCCCTGCATATTCAGAGCCTGTCTGCTGGGGACAGCAGCGAACTCGTTGCCTACGCCAAAAAGTACCTGGGCGTCCCTTATGAATTCGGTGCAGGCCCGTACGAAGAGACCCACCGGTTCGACTGTTCCTCGTTCACCCGGCATGTCTTCAAAAAATTCGGGGTGGATCTGCCCCGTCTAGCCAAAGACCAGGATAATCTGGGCAGACGGGTCATCCGCAGTGAACTTGAAATTGGCGACCTTATCTTCTTCACAGTGCCCGGGCGTTTCGAGAGTGATGCGGTTCCGGGACATGTCGGCATCTACATCGGCGACGGCAAGTTCATTCACACCTGGGGTGATCCGGGCGTACAGATCAGCGACCTGGACAGCGGCTATTGGAGCAATGTCATCCTGCATATGCAGAGAGTGCTGTAA
- a CDS encoding ABC transporter substrate-binding protein, producing MKTKKIWLGLSLSLMLAATACGTNNKTADSGSSDTKSYKIAISQYVEHPSLDATREGFLAALKDAGIVEGENLKVDLENAQADASNNLSIAQKIAADKNDLVLGIATPSAQALVQAGGKDTPVLFAAVTDPIDAKIVTDLEHPGGNVSGASDTNPEATTRLMTFISEQFPNVKKLGLIINEGEPNAVVMADTAKKELDKHGIELVKAAITNTSEVKQAAESLVGRVDALYITLDNSVVSAVDTIIQTANDNKIPFFSADRDTVEKGAFATVGFKYYDHGYQVGQMAVEVLKNGAKPGDMKVAMQEKLDLIINLKAAAAQGVEVTDAMKAEVSDPDNNIIQ from the coding sequence ATGAAAACAAAAAAAATATGGCTTGGTCTAAGCCTAAGTCTGATGCTGGCGGCTACCGCCTGCGGTACAAACAATAAAACGGCAGACTCGGGAAGCTCTGACACGAAGTCCTACAAAATTGCCATCTCCCAGTACGTGGAGCACCCTTCGCTGGATGCAACCAGAGAAGGATTCCTGGCAGCGCTGAAAGACGCCGGAATCGTGGAAGGCGAGAATCTGAAGGTAGATCTGGAGAATGCCCAGGCAGACGCATCCAATAACCTGTCCATCGCCCAAAAGATTGCCGCAGACAAAAATGACCTCGTGCTGGGGATCGCCACACCTTCGGCACAAGCTTTAGTACAGGCGGGAGGCAAGGACACACCGGTTCTGTTCGCGGCTGTAACCGATCCGATCGACGCCAAGATCGTAACGGATCTTGAGCATCCCGGCGGCAATGTATCCGGAGCTTCAGACACTAACCCGGAGGCAACCACCCGCCTGATGACGTTTATTTCCGAACAGTTCCCAAATGTCAAAAAGCTGGGCCTGATCATCAATGAAGGGGAACCGAATGCGGTGGTTATGGCTGATACTGCCAAAAAAGAGCTGGACAAGCATGGCATCGAGCTGGTAAAGGCTGCTATCACTAACACTTCAGAAGTAAAGCAGGCGGCGGAGTCGCTTGTTGGCCGTGTGGACGCTCTGTATATCACGCTGGACAACTCGGTCGTTAGCGCAGTTGACACGATCATTCAGACGGCTAATGACAACAAAATCCCATTTTTCTCCGCAGACCGTGATACGGTGGAGAAGGGGGCTTTTGCAACTGTGGGCTTCAAATATTATGATCATGGCTACCAGGTAGGCCAAATGGCTGTAGAGGTGCTGAAGAACGGTGCCAAGCCGGGCGACATGAAGGTGGCTATGCAGGAGAAGCTGGATCTTATCATTAACTTAAAAGCAGCTGCGGCGCAAGGTGTTGAAGTGACGGATGCCATGAAGGCGGAAGTCTCCGATCCAGACAACAATATTATTCAATAA
- a CDS encoding ABC transporter permease: MVDSILGAVEMGLLYAFMALGVYITFRILDFPDLTVDGSFTTGGAIAAVMITHGYSPWLATICALAGGMAAGMCTGLLHTKGRINGLLSGILMMIALYSINLRILVKPNVSLMGEDSLFTSMNPLLVMPFVMIAVKILMDLFLRTDLGLALRATGDNARMIRSFGVNTDTTTILGISLSNGMVALSGALIAQYSSFADSTMGIGMIVIGLASVIIGEAIFGAGNVFRATLAVVLGSIVYRIVVALALRVPWLQASDLKLITAIIVIIALVFPSIQRFMKQNRLARRRSMELANQALTSKKGGAADAKA, encoded by the coding sequence ATGGTTGATTCAATACTTGGAGCCGTGGAAATGGGCTTGCTGTATGCTTTTATGGCTTTAGGGGTATATATTACATTCCGTATTCTTGATTTTCCGGATTTGACTGTGGATGGAAGCTTTACGACTGGCGGAGCAATTGCCGCAGTGATGATCACGCATGGCTATTCACCTTGGCTGGCGACGATCTGTGCGCTTGCCGGCGGAATGGCAGCAGGGATGTGTACCGGACTGCTGCACACCAAGGGTAGAATTAATGGTCTGCTGTCCGGGATTCTGATGATGATTGCACTCTATTCCATTAACCTGCGGATTCTGGTGAAGCCCAATGTGTCACTCATGGGTGAGGATTCTTTATTTACCTCCATGAACCCGCTGCTGGTGATGCCGTTTGTGATGATTGCCGTCAAAATCCTGATGGATCTGTTCCTGCGTACCGATCTGGGTCTGGCCCTGCGGGCAACCGGAGACAATGCACGGATGATCCGCAGCTTCGGTGTTAACACGGATACGACAACCATTCTTGGAATCAGCCTGTCCAATGGGATGGTGGCATTATCGGGTGCCCTGATCGCGCAATATTCTTCCTTTGCCGATTCCACAATGGGGATAGGCATGATCGTCATCGGGCTGGCTTCGGTCATTATCGGCGAGGCGATTTTTGGAGCGGGGAATGTGTTCCGGGCAACCCTGGCAGTCGTCCTGGGCTCCATCGTCTACCGTATCGTTGTAGCGCTGGCCCTGCGGGTACCTTGGCTGCAGGCTTCGGATCTGAAGCTTATTACCGCAATCATCGTTATTATTGCACTGGTCTTCCCGTCCATCCAGCGTTTCATGAAGCAGAACCGTTTGGCGCGCAGACGCAGCATGGAGCTTGCGAATCAGGCACTGACCAGCAAGAAAGGGGGGGCAGCCGATGCTAAAGCTTGA
- a CDS encoding ABC transporter ATP-binding protein, whose amino-acid sequence MLKLDHVSKLFNPGTPDEKIALLGIDLELRAGDFVTVIGSNGAGKSTLMNVISGVMKPDLGEVRIEGNPISGQSEFQRARWIGRVFQDPMAGTAPHMTIEENLAMAYKRGQGRGLSFGVSAARRALFREQLSRLGIGLENRLRAKVGLLSGGERQALSLLMATFTQPQILLLDEHTAALDPARAELITRLTESIVRELKLTTLMVTHNMEQAIRLGNRLIMMDKGSIILDIDEDRKQDLTVERLLGEFEGISGHKLADDRMMLG is encoded by the coding sequence ATGCTAAAGCTTGACCATGTCTCCAAGCTGTTCAATCCGGGCACCCCGGATGAGAAAATCGCGCTGCTCGGTATTGACCTCGAGCTGCGGGCCGGAGATTTCGTAACCGTTATCGGCAGCAATGGTGCCGGCAAGTCCACACTGATGAATGTGATTTCCGGCGTAATGAAACCTGATCTTGGGGAAGTGCGCATTGAAGGCAATCCGATCAGCGGGCAGTCCGAATTCCAGCGGGCCCGCTGGATCGGCCGGGTCTTTCAAGATCCAATGGCCGGAACGGCTCCCCATATGACGATCGAGGAGAATCTGGCGATGGCCTACAAGCGGGGCCAGGGCCGGGGCTTGTCCTTCGGCGTCTCGGCTGCACGCCGGGCCCTGTTCCGGGAGCAGCTGAGCCGGCTTGGCATCGGCCTGGAGAACCGGCTGCGGGCCAAGGTAGGCCTGCTCTCCGGTGGAGAGCGGCAGGCGCTGAGCCTGCTTATGGCGACCTTCACCCAGCCGCAGATTCTGCTGCTGGATGAGCACACGGCAGCGCTTGATCCCGCGCGCGCAGAACTGATCACCCGGTTAACCGAGTCCATTGTCCGCGAGCTGAAGCTGACAACACTGATGGTTACCCATAACATGGAGCAGGCCATCCGCCTTGGAAACCGGCTGATTATGATGGACAAGGGCAGCATTATTCTGGATATCGATGAAGACCGCAAGCAGGATCTTACGGTAGAGCGGCTGCTCGGTGAATTCGAGGGCATCAGCGGACATAAGCTGGCAGATGACCGGATGATGCTCGGGTAA